A section of the Dehalobacter sp. DCM genome encodes:
- a CDS encoding 2-hydroxyacid dehydrogenase, with translation MKIAILTSKARVDHYMHKSMIPADWEMIDIGQHYTDDEVIEKASDAECILVDAILPVSRKIIEALPALKMIHSEGVGYNRIDIEAARERNVYVCNNFSVNAGAVAEQTVLLMLTTLRRFSEGEMMIRKGKQIEAKGQFCLEGIPELEFCHVGIIGFGAIGRETAKRLKGFGCRVSYNNTKPVDIKTEEQLNVTYLDLEAIYKQCDIISIHVPVTPKTINMFNRDVFSKMKKTAILINTARGEIINHDDLKEAIVSGQIAGAGLDTLAPEPVLLDNPILNLPEEYQYRVSLSPHIAGLTKNVFETIYKNIATNMRRVQDGKRPVCIVNSL, from the coding sequence ATGAAAATTGCAATTTTAACGTCAAAAGCCCGAGTTGATCACTATATGCATAAGTCGATGATACCGGCGGATTGGGAAATGATTGACATCGGTCAACACTACACAGATGACGAGGTCATAGAAAAAGCAAGCGATGCAGAATGCATCTTGGTAGACGCCATTTTGCCTGTTAGCAGAAAAATCATTGAGGCACTGCCGGCATTAAAAATGATTCATTCGGAAGGGGTGGGATACAACCGAATTGATATCGAAGCGGCAAGAGAACGCAATGTGTATGTTTGTAACAATTTTTCGGTCAATGCAGGGGCGGTAGCCGAACAAACTGTTTTATTAATGCTGACAACCCTGCGGCGCTTCAGTGAAGGCGAAATGATGATAAGAAAAGGAAAGCAGATCGAGGCAAAAGGCCAGTTTTGCTTGGAAGGAATACCTGAACTTGAGTTTTGTCATGTTGGGATTATTGGCTTTGGTGCTATCGGAAGAGAAACAGCCAAAAGACTCAAGGGATTTGGCTGCAGAGTCAGCTACAATAATACCAAGCCGGTTGATATTAAAACGGAAGAACAATTAAATGTTACCTATCTGGATTTAGAAGCGATATATAAACAATGTGATATCATCAGTATCCATGTTCCAGTCACCCCAAAAACAATTAACATGTTTAATCGGGATGTTTTTTCTAAGATGAAAAAGACAGCCATACTGATCAATACGGCCAGGGGTGAAATTATAAACCATGACGATTTGAAGGAAGCCATCGTATCAGGACAAATAGCGGGTGCCGGGTTGGATACATTGGCACCGGAACCGGTTTTACTGGATAATCCAATTTTAAATCTCCCTGAAGAATACCAGTATCGCGTTTCGCTCTCTCCCCATATTGCCGGCCTCACAAAGAATGTGTTTGAAACGATTTACAAAAATATTGCGACAAACATGCGACGCGTACAAGACGGAAAACGGCCTGTCTGCATTGTAAATAGTCTTTAA
- a CDS encoding sensor domain-containing diguanylate cyclase has product MTEDTAIEILPMIREDDFGTLEMQHLLFAISKFFPMIIYVNLTKNSYKMLEYGRYTTKTSPIGGVFDELIENGIASVDPLHKKIFYNTFSRESLIKAYAKGETSVVLEVRQLGDDGIYRWVKVTVIFLTNQENDDVIEITLTRPIIQEKARELESIRLRSIFEMTMLAHYEYITLVDIKTGLFEQYAGNGSNSHRVPVIGDYDRWMKFIRDTLVPAAEREAYYQQARLANVVNSVKNNGRYAFRYRINDTPEQRWREVVYHYYEPEEKILLTVRDIHDDVLAEQAKRIEEKYWRNKERQQILTGLGLDIIIDLDLLTLEAEIMGDAKSFLQRDLIFVNFPHGEVNAGMIHPEDVDTVVKAFDSMYNTSEIDNKTFSVDFRFKRGSGVDFWCRCKAVILRDERGKPYRCLCKLMDIDDQKTREQKLLEKAERDLLTGLYNNITTQMLCEDFFSNEGAASRHALMVVDIDNFKHVNDNWGHKTGDKLLRRIAETFNMTFRVSDIIGRVGGDEFVIVLKNINSIEEIQDRVNALQKNIMEINLEEAGEQYTAYCSVGVGLFPEHGRTYTEVFHVADEALYYIKEHGKNGVKLYDESM; this is encoded by the coding sequence ATGACAGAGGACACTGCAATAGAAATACTGCCTATGATTCGTGAGGATGATTTCGGTACTCTTGAAATGCAGCATTTGTTATTTGCCATCTCCAAATTCTTTCCGATGATCATCTATGTGAACCTGACGAAGAACTCCTATAAAATGTTAGAATACGGGCGCTATACAACTAAAACATCGCCTATCGGCGGTGTGTTTGATGAGCTCATCGAAAATGGCATAGCCTCCGTCGATCCCCTGCACAAAAAGATATTCTATAATACGTTCTCGCGAGAAAGCTTGATCAAGGCCTACGCCAAAGGGGAAACGAGTGTCGTGTTGGAAGTCCGACAATTGGGTGATGACGGCATCTATCGCTGGGTTAAGGTGACTGTGATTTTCTTAACAAATCAAGAAAATGACGATGTCATCGAGATTACGCTGACACGGCCAATTATACAGGAAAAAGCCCGAGAGTTAGAAAGTATACGGCTGCGCTCGATCTTCGAAATGACCATGTTGGCGCATTACGAATATATTACCCTGGTGGATATTAAGACCGGCTTGTTCGAACAATATGCCGGCAACGGCAGTAATTCACACCGGGTACCTGTGATTGGGGATTACGACAGGTGGATGAAGTTTATTCGCGATACGCTGGTGCCTGCAGCGGAACGCGAAGCGTATTACCAACAGGCTAGATTAGCCAATGTCGTGAACTCTGTCAAGAACAATGGGCGGTATGCTTTCCGGTATAGGATTAATGATACACCGGAGCAGCGTTGGCGAGAGGTCGTCTATCATTATTATGAACCGGAAGAGAAAATCTTACTCACAGTAAGAGATATACACGACGATGTGTTAGCTGAACAAGCGAAACGAATAGAAGAAAAATATTGGCGCAATAAAGAGCGGCAACAGATCCTGACCGGGTTAGGCTTAGATATTATCATTGATCTGGACCTGCTAACATTGGAAGCGGAAATAATGGGCGATGCCAAATCTTTTTTGCAGAGGGATCTTATTTTTGTGAATTTTCCACACGGTGAAGTAAATGCCGGTATGATTCATCCGGAGGATGTGGATACTGTCGTAAAGGCCTTTGACAGTATGTATAATACAAGTGAAATCGATAACAAGACGTTTAGTGTTGATTTTAGATTTAAGCGCGGCAGCGGAGTTGATTTCTGGTGCCGCTGCAAGGCGGTCATACTTCGCGATGAAAGGGGTAAGCCTTACCGCTGTTTATGCAAGTTAATGGATATAGACGATCAAAAGACCCGCGAACAAAAACTGCTCGAAAAGGCCGAAAGAGACTTACTCACCGGATTATATAATAATATTACAACACAAATGCTTTGCGAGGATTTTTTTTCCAACGAAGGGGCAGCTTCCCGTCATGCTTTGATGGTGGTCGATATTGATAATTTTAAGCATGTAAACGATAATTGGGGGCACAAAACCGGGGATAAATTACTCCGGCGAATTGCTGAAACGTTTAATATGACGTTTCGTGTTTCGGATATTATCGGCAGGGTAGGCGGCGACGAGTTTGTCATTGTTCTTAAAAACATTAATTCAATAGAGGAAATTCAGGATCGGGTCAATGCCTTGCAAAAGAATATCATGGAGATTAATTTGGAAGAAGCAGGTGAGCAATACACTGCGTATTGCAGTGTAGGTGTCGGTTTGTTTCCAGAACACGGGAGAACATATACGGAAGTGTTTCATGTCGCAGACGAAGCACTGTACTATATCAAAGAACACGGAAAAAACGGGGTCAAGTTATATGATGAATCAATGTAA